The DNA segment TCCAACGCAATGCGGACCGCATCGGACAAGCATAAATCCCACATTTCCTCCGGTTTTGGATTGCTAACCGTCAATGGCGCCGGCGGATCGCTCACTTCCTGAATGCTGCACGTCTTAGTGTCGGGATACTCGATGTTTGTCGCCAAGCCCACATAGTGCGACAGATCGCCATCCTCAGAGAAATAGAACGGCTGGGTAGGCGAACAGCCCGTGGCACACGCGGCCAAAAGAAGCAGGCAGGCCGACACCAATACTCTGCGGCTGAATCGGATGCGGTAATTCATTGCTTTCAAAACCCCCGTGGGAGTCTGCTGGGCGATGGCTGCTCGCGCTGGGCGCTATTGGCCATCGAAAATCGCTGAAGCGATCCACGTCGTCCCCCCCGGGACCATTTGCTGCTAGCAGTGCGCGCCATGGCGCGCGCCGCTTGCCGATACAAATGGCAGGCTTGGTATCGGTCCCATCAGCCCGTAGACTTTGGCGAAAACACAAATTCGCTGTGATCGGTAGACTCAACTACAGCTATGCAAACCGCCCAGTTTTCTTAGCATGCCGCCGATTTGGATTAACCCTTCAAGTCGCGACGAAATCGCTCGTAATCTTGTGGGTAGTCCATATCTGCTAGCTCAGACGCATTAGAAACGGCGAGAAGCCGAACGTCATGGGAATGCACTTGAAGTAATCCTTGTAATCCGACACCGTCGAAGTGTTCTAGCACTTCGGCAAAATATCGCGACGGCAAAATTACCGGATGACCGCGCTTGCCAGCAGCTATGGGCGCAACGATGGCGCCGTTCGAATCACCATAGAACCGAAGTAGTTGGGAAACGAAATCAGCTTGAATTCCAGGTTGGTCGCCTAAGGCAATCAAGGCGGCGCTGCACTCGGGGGACAGTGCTTGCAGTCCGCAACGGATAGAACTAAGCATGTCGCCATCGGGATTTGGATTTTCGACCAAAATAAGGTCTCTCCCGGCCAGAGCGTCTGTCACGGCGTCGCGATCTGCACCGACTACCGCAACAATTTTGTTGATGCCGGCGGCAATAATTTGGTCGGCAATATGGCCAATCACGGTTTGCTTCGCCCACGGCAAAAGCAGCTTCTGCGTTCCCATCCGCTGCGAGCGACCAGCCGCCAAAATGATAGCAGCGATGTTCACAGGCATCGATTAAGTTGTTGCCGTAAGCTTAATTGGCATTTGGCGGATGCGTTGGCCAGTCGCGTGGAATACGGCGTTGGCGATGGCCGGAG comes from the Pirellulales bacterium genome and includes:
- a CDS encoding nucleotidyltransferase family protein, whose amino-acid sequence is MPVNIAAIILAAGRSQRMGTQKLLLPWAKQTVIGHIADQIIAAGINKIVAVVGADRDAVTDALAGRDLILVENPNPDGDMLSSIRCGLQALSPECSAALIALGDQPGIQADFVSQLLRFYGDSNGAIVAPIAAGKRGHPVILPSRYFAEVLEHFDGVGLQGLLQVHSHDVRLLAVSNASELADMDYPQDYERFRRDLKG